In Candidatus Zixiibacteriota bacterium, a single window of DNA contains:
- the recG gene encoding ATP-dependent DNA helicase RecG, whose product MPLLKLNSEIQYLKGVGPRRAAVLAGAGIERLDGLLHYLPRRYLDRSMIVSIGSLQANMEATVIGRVLGKGILKGRRQRLEVILGDGTGQIALIWFAGYRYLEKMFNKGDILSVTGPVTYFQQRQMVHPEVERIEDEAAELIHTGRIIPVYPSTAELKKAGITGRVLRGMVNTALTAVADNIPDYLPEKILKEFGFIPLGQAIRDIHFPDNMEDAEKGRRRLSFDELLELQFLILSHRKNNSRVAKKHHYIKPADHIRAFITALPYRLTNDQKTAAERIYGDLQSDRPMHRLLQGDVGCGKTVVALLASVYAAENNLQTAFMAPTEILAEQHYQNWRQALHEVGIESALMTGSLTPAVRRTINKAVASGDIQILFGTHAVISESVRFKRLGLVIIDEQHRFGVMQRGRLMSKGVYPDTLVMTATPIPRTLAMTLYGDLDFTSIKTMPPGRHPVKTVWRTASSRPDIYAYLKKRLGRSEQIFFVYPLVEKSEKLDLQAAEEAYKLLKKDVFPEFRVELVHGRVKKDKREKIIQQFRDRAIDILVATTVIEVGIDIPSASVMVIEHAERFGLSQLHQLRGRVGRGGTRGITIAIATPPVSDLAKHRLNLFQSSTDGFKIAEADLQLRGPGEFFGTRQHGLPELKIANLVRDSDLLPIARKTAISLLKNESNPDDDERRIINHLVGRLSGRKMMADIG is encoded by the coding sequence CTATCTGCCCCGGCGCTATCTCGATCGTTCCATGATTGTCTCAATTGGTTCCCTTCAGGCCAATATGGAGGCAACCGTGATTGGCCGGGTTTTGGGTAAAGGGATTCTCAAAGGGCGTCGTCAGCGGCTGGAGGTTATTCTTGGGGATGGCACCGGACAGATTGCGCTGATCTGGTTTGCCGGGTATCGATATCTGGAGAAAATGTTCAACAAGGGTGATATTCTATCGGTGACCGGTCCGGTAACCTATTTCCAGCAAAGGCAGATGGTACATCCTGAAGTCGAACGGATTGAAGATGAAGCAGCGGAACTGATTCATACCGGGCGAATCATTCCGGTTTATCCATCAACGGCGGAATTAAAAAAGGCCGGTATTACCGGCCGGGTGCTGCGAGGAATGGTCAATACTGCCCTGACCGCGGTGGCCGATAATATCCCGGATTACCTCCCCGAAAAAATTCTGAAGGAATTTGGTTTTATCCCGCTGGGTCAGGCCATTCGGGATATCCATTTTCCGGATAATATGGAGGACGCCGAGAAAGGACGTCGACGGCTCAGTTTCGATGAGCTTCTGGAACTTCAATTTCTGATATTGAGTCATCGTAAAAACAATTCGCGGGTGGCCAAAAAGCATCATTATATTAAACCAGCCGACCATATCAGGGCTTTCATAACGGCTCTGCCATATCGGTTAACCAACGATCAGAAAACCGCGGCCGAGAGAATTTATGGCGATTTGCAGTCCGATCGACCGATGCATCGTCTGTTGCAGGGTGATGTCGGTTGCGGCAAAACGGTGGTGGCACTGCTGGCCTCGGTTTATGCGGCCGAGAACAATCTCCAGACAGCCTTCATGGCTCCCACCGAGATCCTGGCAGAGCAGCATTATCAGAACTGGCGGCAGGCGCTACATGAAGTCGGTATTGAAAGCGCCCTGATGACCGGGTCATTAACTCCGGCTGTCCGCCGGACAATCAATAAAGCGGTGGCCTCGGGTGATATTCAAATCCTGTTCGGGACCCACGCCGTAATTTCGGAATCGGTTCGATTTAAAAGGCTGGGGCTGGTTATAATCGACGAACAACATCGATTCGGAGTTATGCAGCGCGGTCGCTTAATGAGTAAGGGAGTTTATCCCGATACGCTGGTGATGACCGCCACCCCGATTCCCCGAACGCTGGCCATGACACTTTATGGAGATCTTGATTTTACCTCCATTAAAACCATGCCCCCGGGACGGCATCCGGTCAAAACGGTCTGGAGAACGGCGAGTTCCCGTCCGGATATTTATGCCTACCTGAAAAAACGGCTTGGCCGTAGCGAGCAGATTTTCTTTGTTTATCCGCTGGTCGAAAAATCGGAAAAGCTGGATTTGCAGGCGGCCGAGGAGGCGTATAAGCTATTAAAGAAAGACGTCTTTCCTGAATTCAGAGTGGAACTAGTTCATGGCCGTGTAAAAAAAGACAAGAGAGAGAAGATTATTCAGCAATTTCGCGATCGGGCAATTGATATTCTGGTGGCCACCACCGTTATAGAAGTGGGAATTGATATTCCCTCGGCATCGGTCATGGTAATCGAACATGCCGAGCGTTTTGGCCTGTCGCAGTTACATCAATTACGGGGACGGGTCGGCCGGGGCGGAACGCGGGGGATCACCATTGCAATCGCGACACCTCCGGTCAGCGATCTGGCCAAACATCGATTGAATTTATTTCAATCGTCCACCGATGGTTTTAAAATTGCAGAGGCCGATTTGCAGTTACGAGGCCCTGGTGAATTTTTCGGTACAAGGCAACATGGCCTGCCGGAATTGAAGATTGCCAATCTGGTTCGTGACAGCGACCTGTTGCCTATTGCCCGAAAAACGGCAATCAGCTTGCTGAAGAATGAATCCAATCCTGATGATGATGAACGGCGGATAATAAACCACCTGGTCGGTCGGCTTTCGGGCAGAAAGATGATGGCTGACATTGGGTGA
- a CDS encoding DUF1844 domain-containing protein, whose amino-acid sequence MTGDKKDINIHFFQLVISLQMAAMQQMGKVASPLSGKVERNLEQARASIDMLGMLAEKTGGNLSPEEKSIIDRALYETRMNFVDESKKTDEKDEDKDKAGESTEANSQAANGGEADSENDQDKA is encoded by the coding sequence ATGACCGGGGATAAAAAAGATATCAATATTCATTTCTTTCAACTGGTAATATCGTTGCAGATGGCAGCTATGCAACAGATGGGCAAAGTGGCTTCGCCATTGTCAGGGAAAGTCGAGCGGAATCTGGAACAGGCCCGGGCCAGTATCGATATGTTAGGGATGCTGGCCGAAAAAACAGGCGGAAATCTCAGTCCCGAAGAAAAAAGCATAATTGATCGAGCCCTGTACGAAACCCGGATGAATTTTGTAGACGAATCCAAAAAAACCGATGAAAAAGATGAAGACAAAGATAAGGCCGGAGAATCAACCGAAGCCAATTCACAGGCGGCCAATGGCGGAGAAGCGGATTCCGAAAATGATCAGGATAAGGCCTGA